From the genome of Sphingobacterium sp. UGAL515B_05:
ACCCCAATCGGGATTGGTTGAAATACCTGCCTATGATATCAGGGTTTTAAACCACTGGGATAATCTCGACGGGACAATAGAACGCGGCTATGCCGGGCATTCATTATGGAACTGGGAGGAGTTGCCGAATAAACTTTCACCCCGATATGAACAATATGGACGAGCCAATGCTTCAATAGGAATTAATGCGACGGTATTGAATAACGTGAATGCTTCGTCGGATCTCTTGAAGCCGGATTATCTGAAAAAGGTTAAAGCATTGGCGGATGTCTTTCGTAAATATGGCATTAAAGTATATGTCTCAATCAATTTTTCCTCACCTCAAAACATAGGCGGTTTAACCAATTCAGATCCCTTAAATCAGGAAGTTAAGCGCTGGTGGAAATCCAAAGTCAAAGAAATTTATGCATTAATTCCGGATTTCGGTGGATTTTTGGTTAAAGCAAATTCTGAAGGACAACCAGGACCGCAAGATTACGGAAGAACCCATGCGGATGGGGCTAATATGCTTGCCGATGCATTAAGTCCTTATGGTGGTACAGTGTTTTGGCGGGCTTTTGTCTATCATCCGACTAAAGATGACCGTGCCAAACAGGCTTATCAAGAGTTTGTTCCTCTTGATGGCCAGTTTCGGGACAATGTTATTCTTCAAGTAAAAAATGGGCCTATAGATTTTCAGCCCCGAGAGCCATTCAATCCACTGTTGGGTGCGATGCCAAATACAGCAAAGATGCTCGAATTTCAATTGACACAGGAATATCTAGGCTTTTCTAATCATTTGGTCTATTTGGCTCCTTTGTTTAAGGAAGTATTGGATAGTGATACCTATGCCAATGGGAAAGGGCAAACGGTGTCAAAATTGACCGACAGTAGGGGGCATTTGGGACGTAAAACTGCAATCGCTGCTGTCGCCAATATTGGTTTGGATACCAATTGGACGGGGCATCATTTTGCCCAAGCCAACTTGTATGCCTTTGGTCGTTTGGCTTGGAACAATAACCTGTCGTCGGTTCAGATAGCGGATGAGTGGATAAGAATGACTTTTACGGGAGTCCAGGAGTTTGCAGAACCTATAAAGAAGCTGATGCTTGAATCACGGGAGGCAGCAGTCGATTATATGATGCCTTTAGGCCTGCATCACCTTTTTGCTTTTGAGCATCATTACGGCCCAGAACCTTGGGGAGATATTCCGGGGGACGTCCAGACTGGATGCCATGGTATTACCATAATGCGGATAGCGTGGGATTGGGCTTTGACCGAACGGTTAATGGAAGTCGTGCTGTAACACAATATAATCCACCATTGGACAAGATTTATGGGAATATATCCACCTGTCCGGAAAAACTTTTATTGTGGTTTCATCATGTTTCCTGGAATTATCGAATGAATAGCGGCAATACGCTGTGGACCGAATTATGTTTCCGTTATGACCACGGTGTCCAAAAAGTGAGGGAGTTTCAAAAAGTTTGGGATCGTATGGAAAAATATATTGATCGACCACGTTTTTTGGCTGTTCAAGCTAAACTGAGAATCCAAGCTAGAGATGCAGTTTGGTGGAAAGATGCTTGTCTACAGTACTTTCAGTGTTTTTCGCGTCAGCCGATTCCTTACGAGTTGGAGCGGCCAATACATAATTTGGAGGAGTTAAAGAAAATCAAGCTACCGATGGGGCATCATAATTAGCAACGAAAGCAACGTCTTCAAGA
Proteins encoded in this window:
- a CDS encoding alpha-glucuronidase, whose amino-acid sequence is MRYTMYFHFLMLALLFIFPATLRSEDGSQLWLRFSKQVKPVGTIQVIKGKSTDVTLALAKQELECYWKGGDVILKLDPSRKDLKDGYQISQHENQVYIIAGQSVGILYAVYHLLRLQETGAGIPQSGLVEIPAYDIRVLNHWDNLDGTIERGYAGHSLWNWEELPNKLSPRYEQYGRANASIGINATVLNNVNASSDLLKPDYLKKVKALADVFRKYGIKVYVSINFSSPQNIGGLTNSDPLNQEVKRWWKSKVKEIYALIPDFGGFLVKANSEGQPGPQDYGRTHADGANMLADALSPYGGTVFWRAFVYHPTKDDRAKQAYQEFVPLDGQFRDNVILQVKNGPIDFQPREPFNPLLGAMPNTAKMLEFQLTQEYLGFSNHLVYLAPLFKEVLDSDTYANGKGQTVSKLTDSRGHLGRKTAIAAVANIGLDTNWTGHHFAQANLYAFGRLAWNNNLSSVQIADEWIRMTFTGVQEFAEPIKKLMLESREAAVDYMMPLGLHHLFAFEHHYGPEPWGDIPGDVQTGCHGITIMRIAWDWALTERLMEVVL